A part of Palaemon carinicauda isolate YSFRI2023 chromosome 8, ASM3689809v2, whole genome shotgun sequence genomic DNA contains:
- the LOC137645608 gene encoding uncharacterized protein isoform X2, whose translation MPEGPAPELPPGARIRRSSSARATPRASPRASPRSSPHSSRHGSLRREGEDHPHALLISTCSRHGSLRRESDDAALLISSCSRHGSLRRASDDTLLITTPIHLEPRVVIAGPKMHTLPLPLGDGEYLALSPLGTPLLATPVSPTTPTPATPVSPIIPRIISTNWESLGAYDPYR comes from the coding sequence ATGCCCGAGGGCCCGGCCCCTGAGTTACCGCCAGGGGCCCGGATCCGCCGGAGTTCATCCGCCAGGGCAACACCAAGGGCGTCCCCAAGAGCTTCACCTCGTTCCTCTCCACACAGCAGTCGCCATGGGTCACTCCGGCGGGAGGGCGAAGACCATCCTCATGCCCTGCTCATCAGCACGTGTAGCCGCCATGGGTCGCTGAGACGAGAGAGTGACGACGCCGCCCTGCTCATCAGCAGCTGCAGTCGCCATGGGTCACTCCGAAGGGCAAGCGATGACACCCTTCTGATCACTACCCCAATTCACCTGGAGCCAAGGGTGGTGATAGCGGGCCCGAAGATGCACACACTGCCGTTGCCCTTGGGCGATGGCGAGTACTTGGCTTTGTCCCCCCTTGGCACCCCACTGCTGGCTACGCCCGTTTCCCCCACTACGCCCACCCCAGCCACCCCCGTCTCGCCGATCATCCCTAGGATTATCTCCACCAACTGGGAGTCGTTAGGAGCCTACGACCCCTACAGGTAG